One genomic segment of Ricinus communis isolate WT05 ecotype wild-type chromosome 5, ASM1957865v1, whole genome shotgun sequence includes these proteins:
- the LOC8260666 gene encoding calmodulin-lysine N-methyltransferase, translated as MAKLTILQYYVLTCLFLPGGKIEENMDKTERRPNAKAASLRWEILRQALLRPNSSMETDKHSASATKCISRKTNHGFNLIPSQLVDKDSNSRDATICYTLPINGSPKLFLTQRMDDGADLSDFEISNRYNIDNTGLVCHWPSEDVLAYFCLCHAEMFRSKTVIELGSGYGLAGLIIAATTEASEVVISDGNPQVVDYIQRNIDANSGAFGSTKVKSMTLHWDQEGTSDMCNNFDVIVASDCTFFKEFHKGLAHTVKLLLRNSGTSEALFFSPKRGDSLDMFLEEIEKNGLNSCVAENYDTEVWMRHQEFMHGDNSWPSYEKNHCYPLFVRVTL; from the exons ATGGCTAAGCTTACCATTTTGCAGTATTATGTGTTGACATGTCTGTTCTTACCTGGAGgtaaaatagaagaaaatatggATAAAACTGAAAGGAGACCAAATGCAAAAGCAGCATCTTTGAGATGGGAAATCCTTCGTCAAGCTCTTCTTCGTCCCAATTCTTCTATGGAAACAg ATAAGCATTCAGCAAGTGCCACCAAATGCATTTCAAGAAAGACCAATCATGGGTTCAACTTGATTCCTAGCCAATTAGTTGATAAAGATTCAAACTCTAGAGATGCTACTATTTGCTACACTTTACCCATCAATGGGTCCCCCAAACTTTTCCTTAC TCAAAGGATGGATGATGGTGCTGATCTAAGTGATTTTGAGATCTCCAATAGATACAATATTGACAACACTGGACTTGTTT GTCATTGGCCATCAGAAGATGTTCTTGCTTATTTTTGTTTGTGCCATGCAGAAATGTTCAG GTCTAAGACAGTTATTGAGCTTGGATCAGGCTATGGCCTAGCTGGTTTAATTATTGCTGCAACTACTGAAGCTTCAGAAGTTGTAATTTCTGATGGAAATCCTCAAGTGGTTGATT ATATTCAGCGTAATATAGATGCTAATTCTGGAGCATTTGGTAGTACAAAAGTGAAAAGTATGACTTTGCATTGGGATCAGGAGGGAACTTCAGATATGTGTAACAATTTTGATGTCATTGTTGCCAGTGATTG CACCTTTTTTAAGGAGTTCCATAAAGGCCTTGCGCACACTGTCAAACTCTTGCTAAGAAATTCTGGGACCTCCGAAGCATTATTCTTCAGCCCTAAGAGAGGTGATTCACTGGACATGTTTCTTGAGGAAATTGAAAAGAAcggcttgaattcttgtgtagcTGAGAACTACGATACAGAAGTTTGGATGCGCCATCAAGAGTTTATGCATGGTGATAACTCATGGCCCAGCTATGAAAAAAACCACTGCTACCCTTTATTCGTCAGAGTTACATTGTAA
- the LOC8260667 gene encoding thaumatin-like protein 1 isoform X2, giving the protein MASLFFISLTFLSFLKGATCATFTLINKCDYTVWPGILGSPKLDSTGFELPKGSSRSFQAPTGWSGRFWGRTGCTFDTSGHGSCSTADCGSSQLECNGNSAAPPATLAEFTLGSGSQDFYDVSLVDGYNLPMLVEVNGGSGECASTGCVADLNRKCPTELRVEGGGACRSACEAFGNPEYCCSGAYSSPSTCKPSTYSQVFKSACPKSYSYAFDDASSTFTCTGADYTITFCPSLPR; this is encoded by the exons atggcttCATTGTTCTTCATTAGTCTGAcgtttctctcttttcttaaaG gtGCTACATGTGCAACATTCACACTAATTAACAAATGCGACTACACTGTATGGCCTGGAATCTTAGGCAGTCCAAAACTAGACAGCACAGGCTTTGAGCTCCCAAAAGGCAGCTCTCGTTCATTTCAAGCTCCAACCGGCTGGTCGGGTCGTTTTTGGGGCCGAACTGGCTGCACTTTCGACACCTCCGGGCATGGTTCTTGCTCCACTGCGGACTGTGGCTCGAGCCAACTTGAATGCAACGGAAACAGCGCTGCTCCGCCGGCCACTTTAGCTGAATTCACACTTGGCTCTGGTTCACAAGATTTTTATGATGTTAGCCTTGTTGATGGCTATAACTTGCCTATGCTTGTTGAAGTGAATGGTGGCTCTGGCGAGTGTGCTTCTACGGGCTGTGTGGCTGACCTCAATAGGAAGTGCCCTACTGAGCTCAGAGTTGAAGGCGGAGGTGCTTGCCGGAGTGCTTGTGAGGCTTTTGGTAATCCTGAGTACTGTTGCAGTGGCGCGTACAGTTCACCTTCTACTTGTAAACCTTCTACATATTCTCAAGTTTTCAAGAGCGCCTGTCCGAAATCTTACAGTTATGCCTTTGATGATGCTTCAAGTACTTTTACGTGTACTGGTGCTGATTATACCATCACATTTTGCCCTAGTTTGCCCAG GTAA
- the LOC8260667 gene encoding thaumatin-like protein 1 isoform X1 codes for MASLFFISLTFLSFLKGATCATFTLINKCDYTVWPGILGSPKLDSTGFELPKGSSRSFQAPTGWSGRFWGRTGCTFDTSGHGSCSTADCGSSQLECNGNSAAPPATLAEFTLGSGSQDFYDVSLVDGYNLPMLVEVNGGSGECASTGCVADLNRKCPTELRVEGGGACRSACEAFGNPEYCCSGAYSSPSTCKPSTYSQVFKSACPKSYSYAFDDASSTFTCTGADYTITFCPSLPSLKSASDSSPKTTDQTGPGTEEGLAGSTNSESGEVEEAALASSWLASLATGASTRTHHPFSLVQLALVLATSLILCYIHL; via the exons atggcttCATTGTTCTTCATTAGTCTGAcgtttctctcttttcttaaaG gtGCTACATGTGCAACATTCACACTAATTAACAAATGCGACTACACTGTATGGCCTGGAATCTTAGGCAGTCCAAAACTAGACAGCACAGGCTTTGAGCTCCCAAAAGGCAGCTCTCGTTCATTTCAAGCTCCAACCGGCTGGTCGGGTCGTTTTTGGGGCCGAACTGGCTGCACTTTCGACACCTCCGGGCATGGTTCTTGCTCCACTGCGGACTGTGGCTCGAGCCAACTTGAATGCAACGGAAACAGCGCTGCTCCGCCGGCCACTTTAGCTGAATTCACACTTGGCTCTGGTTCACAAGATTTTTATGATGTTAGCCTTGTTGATGGCTATAACTTGCCTATGCTTGTTGAAGTGAATGGTGGCTCTGGCGAGTGTGCTTCTACGGGCTGTGTGGCTGACCTCAATAGGAAGTGCCCTACTGAGCTCAGAGTTGAAGGCGGAGGTGCTTGCCGGAGTGCTTGTGAGGCTTTTGGTAATCCTGAGTACTGTTGCAGTGGCGCGTACAGTTCACCTTCTACTTGTAAACCTTCTACATATTCTCAAGTTTTCAAGAGCGCCTGTCCGAAATCTTACAGTTATGCCTTTGATGATGCTTCAAGTACTTTTACGTGTACTGGTGCTGATTATACCATCACATTTTGCCCTAGTTTGCCCAG TCTAAAATCTGCAAGTGATTCATCTCCAAAGACAACAGATCAGACAGGGCCAGGAACAGAAGAAGGGCTTGCAGGGTCTACCAATTCAGAGTCAGGGGAAGTAGAGGAAGCTGCACTAGCAAGTTCATGGCTAGCAAGTTTAGCAACTGGAGCTTCAACAAGAACCCACCATCCTTTTTCACTTGTTCAACTTGCATTAGTTTTGGCCACATCTCTCATCCTTTGCTACATACATTTGTAG